A region from the Triticum urartu cultivar G1812 chromosome 1, Tu2.1, whole genome shotgun sequence genome encodes:
- the LOC125533964 gene encoding cortical cell-delineating protein-like: MAPSAALFVALSLLLSAVAAHGCGSTYCQPPVVVPTPPIVVPPPYHGGGGHGHGHGGQCSINVLNLRVCANVLSGLLGLKIGVPVHDQCCPLLQGLADLDAAVCLCTAVRANILGLHLNVPVDISLLLNHCGKKCPSGFTCPAH, from the coding sequence atggcacccaGTGCTGCCCTCTTCGTCGCCCTgagcctcctcctctccgccgtcgccgcccaCGGCTGCGGAAGCACCTATTGCCAACCGCCGGTCGTCGTGCCGACACCACCCATCGTCGTTCCGCCGCCATACCATGGAGGAGGAGGGCACGGCCACGGCCACGGCGGGCAGTGCTCCATCAACGTGCTCAACCTGAGGGTGTGCGCCAACGTTCTCAGCGGACTGCTCGGCCTCAAGATCGGCGTTCCGGTGCACGACCAATGCTGCCCGCTGCTCCAGGGGTTGGCCGACCTTGACGCCGCCGTCTGCCTCTGCACCGCCGTCAGGGCCAACATCCTCGGCCTCCACCTCAACGTGCCTGTGGACATCAGCCTCCTCCTCAACCACTGCGGCAAGAAGTGCCCGTCCGGTTTCACTTGCCCAGCCCATTAA
- the LOC125513134 gene encoding NADH dehydrogenase [ubiquinone] 1 beta subcomplex subunit 8, mitochondrial, producing MAGRLTAMGSRIMGGHGAAARAAASALRNRAGMGLPAGRHIVPDKPLPVNDELVWDNGTPFPEPCVDRLAPHIGKYEALAWLCGGLSFFAALGLAAVVNDKASKMPYTPKVYPFDNLRAELGDRS from the exons ATGGCCGGGAGGCTGACTGCGATGGGATCCCGCATCATGGGCGGCCACGGCGCAGCCGCGCGCGCCGCGGCCTCCGCCCTCCGCAACCGCGCCGGCATGGGCCTCCCCGCCGGCAGGCACATCGTCCCCGACAAGCCC CTGCCTGTGAACGACGAGCTGGTGTGGGACAATGGCACACCCTTCCCTGAGCCCTGCGTCGACCGCCTGGCGCCGCACATCGGCAAG TACGAGGCTCTGGCGTGGCTGTGTGGAGGTCTGAGCTTCTTCGCCGCTCTCGGCCTGGCCGCCGTTGTGAATGACAAGGCCTCCAAGATGCCATAT ACACCAAAAGTCTACCCGTTCGACAATTTGAGAGCGGAACTTGGTGATAGATCATAA
- the LOC125513124 gene encoding 14 kDa proline-rich protein DC2.15-like, whose protein sequence is MAATGKTSSTVVALSTLALAASLLLLPVSSEAACPSKSKPTPSAPTVTGGSGSGGGKCPVDALKLGVCADVLGLGDGLTNLMAGSWSTASSGKKPCCELVGGLADLDAAVCLCTAIKANVLGVVDVGLPLQLGLLVNHCGRKLPAGFQCTN, encoded by the coding sequence ATGGCGGCGACGGGCAAAACCAGCAGCACGGTGGTTGCACTGTCTACCCTGGCTCTAGCGGcgagcctcctcctcctccccgtcTCGTCAGAGGCGGCCTGCCCCAGCAAGAGCAAACCAACGCCGAGCGCACCGACGGTGACGGGCGGGAGCGGGAGCGGCGGAGGTAAGTGCCCCGTGGACGCGCTGAAGCTGGGGGTGTGCGCGGACGTGCTGGGCCTAGGCGACGGGCTGACGAACCTGATGGCGGGCTCCTGGTCGACGGCGTCGTCGGGGAAGAAGCCGTGCTGCGAGCTCGTTGGCGGCCTCGCCGACCTGGACGCCGCAGTCTGCCTCTGCACCGCCATCAAGGCCAACGTGCTGGGCGTCGTCGACGTCGGCCTGCCCCTCCAGCTCGGCCTCCTCGTCAACCACTGCGGCAGGAAGCTCCCGGCTGGCTTCCAGTGCACTAACTGA